A genomic window from Flavobacterium johnsoniae includes:
- the typA gene encoding translational GTPase TypA, whose product MESIRNIAIIAHVDHGKTTLVDKIMYHCQLFRENENTGDLILDNNDLERERGITITSKNVSVQYKGTKINIIDTPGHADFGGEVERVLNMADGVCLLVDAFEGPMPQTRFVLQKAIDLGLKPCVVINKVDKENCTPEEVHEKVFDLMFELGATEEQLDFPAVYGSAKNNWMSDDWKNQTENIEPLLDMVIANVPAPKVSEGTPQMLITSLDFSSFTGRIAIGRLERGTLKEGMPISLVKRDGKVIKSRIKELHTFEGLGRRKVEEVVAGDICAVVGVEGFEIGDTIADFENPEALQTIAIDEPTMSMLFTINDSPFFGKEGKFVTSRHIRERLTKELEKNLAMKVGETDSADKFMVFGRGVLHLSVLIETMRREGYELQIGQPQVIIKEVDGVKCEPIEELTIDLPENLSGRAVEFVTIRKGEMLSMEGKGERMIIKFNIPSRGIIGLRNQLLTATAGEAIMAHRFIGYEPYKGEIPGRNNGSLISMENGKAIPYSIDKLQDRGKFFVDPNEDIYEGQVIGENTRSDDMTVNVTKTKKLSNVRSSGADDKARIIPAIKFSLEEALEYIQKDEYVEVTPKSLRLRKIYLSETDRKRYKI is encoded by the coding sequence ATGGAATCTATTAGAAACATTGCAATTATTGCCCACGTCGATCACGGTAAAACCACTTTGGTTGATAAAATTATGTATCACTGTCAATTATTTCGTGAAAACGAGAACACAGGTGATTTAATCCTAGATAATAACGATTTAGAGCGTGAGAGAGGTATTACAATTACTTCTAAAAACGTATCAGTTCAATATAAAGGAACAAAAATCAATATTATTGACACTCCAGGCCACGCGGATTTTGGAGGTGAAGTTGAACGTGTATTGAACATGGCCGATGGTGTATGCTTACTAGTAGATGCTTTTGAAGGACCAATGCCACAAACGCGTTTCGTGCTACAAAAAGCTATTGACTTAGGTTTAAAACCATGCGTGGTTATTAACAAAGTTGATAAAGAAAACTGTACTCCAGAAGAAGTTCACGAAAAAGTTTTCGACTTAATGTTTGAGTTAGGTGCTACTGAAGAACAATTAGATTTCCCAGCTGTTTACGGTTCTGCTAAAAACAACTGGATGTCTGATGATTGGAAAAATCAAACAGAAAACATTGAGCCATTATTAGACATGGTTATTGCTAATGTTCCAGCTCCTAAAGTTTCTGAAGGTACTCCTCAAATGTTAATTACATCTTTGGATTTCTCTTCATTTACAGGTCGTATCGCTATTGGTCGTCTTGAAAGAGGAACTTTAAAAGAAGGAATGCCAATTTCTTTAGTAAAAAGAGATGGTAAAGTTATCAAATCAAGAATTAAAGAATTACACACTTTCGAAGGTTTAGGCCGTAGAAAAGTTGAAGAAGTAGTTGCTGGTGATATTTGTGCTGTTGTAGGTGTTGAAGGTTTTGAAATTGGTGATACAATTGCTGACTTTGAAAATCCAGAAGCTTTACAAACGATTGCTATCGATGAACCAACAATGAGTATGTTGTTTACAATTAACGATTCTCCTTTCTTTGGTAAAGAAGGTAAATTTGTTACTTCTCGTCATATCCGTGAAAGATTAACGAAAGAGCTTGAAAAAAACTTAGCAATGAAAGTTGGAGAAACTGATTCTGCTGATAAATTCATGGTTTTTGGTCGTGGTGTACTTCACTTATCTGTTCTTATTGAAACAATGAGAAGAGAAGGATATGAGCTTCAAATTGGTCAGCCACAGGTTATCATCAAAGAAGTTGATGGCGTTAAATGTGAGCCAATTGAGGAATTAACTATCGACTTACCAGAAAATCTTTCAGGTAGAGCGGTTGAATTCGTTACAATCCGTAAAGGTGAAATGCTTTCTATGGAAGGTAAAGGTGAGCGTATGATTATTAAATTCAATATTCCATCTCGTGGAATTATCGGTTTAAGAAATCAATTACTTACTGCTACAGCTGGTGAGGCTATTATGGCACACCGTTTCATAGGTTACGAACCATACAAAGGAGAAATTCCTGGACGTAACAACGGTTCATTAATCTCAATGGAAAACGGAAAAGCTATTCCTTACTCTATCGATAAATTACAAGATCGTGGTAAATTCTTCGTTGATCCAAATGAGGATATTTATGAAGGTCAGGTTATTGGAGAAAACACTCGTAGCGACGATATGACTGTTAACGTTACTAAAACGAAAAAACTTTCTAACGTACGTTCTTCTGGAGCTGATGATAAAGCTAGAATTATTCCAGCTATCAAATTCTCTTTAGAAGAAGCTTTAGAGTACATTCAAAAAGATGAGTATGTTGAAGTTACTCCAAAATCTCTTCGTTTAAGAAAGATTTACTTAAGTGAAACTGATAGAAAAAGATATAAAATCTAA
- the rpsT gene encoding 30S ribosomal protein S20, with amino-acid sequence MANHKSALKRIRSNEKKRVLNRYQHKTTRNAIKALRLATDKSDAAAKLSTVISMIDKLAKKNIIHDNKASNLKSKLTKHVAKL; translated from the coding sequence ATGGCAAATCATAAGTCAGCATTAAAAAGAATCAGAAGTAACGAAAAGAAAAGAGTACTTAACAGATACCAACACAAAACTACTCGTAATGCTATTAAAGCGTTAAGATTAGCTACTGATAAGTCTGATGCTGCTGCTAAGTTATCTACTGTAATCTCTATGATTGATAAATTAGCTAAAAAGAACATCATTCATGATAATAAAGCTTCTAACTTGAAGTCTAAATTAACTAAACATGTTGCTAAATTGTAA
- a CDS encoding PAS domain-containing sensor histidine kinase → MKSKTLQITLIYTIITIIMAIICHQLLTTYFSLSQYPLLSLLKDISFILITGIVFSFILSKNEKKNISIFEKLNKTNEDIKESNEKYDIVAKATSDTIWDWKIQEDSINWNKGIESVFGYNPEEVGKTSKWWFDKIHPEDSIRMSIKLYSFIEQKTQNWQDQYRFRCADDTYKYVLDRGFLLKDEKGRAIRMIGAIQDITKQKEEEQRLKLLETVITQSKDSILITEANSPDGKIPKIVYVNPAFSQMSGYQSNEIIGKSANIFKGPKSDSDELKKLLKAIKNEEECLIETITYTKNKEEYWVRFSMIPIFNNDEVITHWISIQRDITDEKKLETEKEHLIRELTQNNKDLKQFSYITSHNLRAPLSNLIGLLNLTEDIPIENEELQEILAGFTKSTHLLNETINDLVKVIIIKDNPSMQKEEVSLKEVFENVFSQLSFQIELHKPIIKLKFDKLPQLIINKAYIESILLNLLTNSIKYKSENRKLKIAIIAEQVDNKAIITFKDNGIGIDLERNRDKVFGLYQRFHNYPDSKGLGLYLVKSQVETMGGTIAIDSEVNKGTTFTITFKN, encoded by the coding sequence ATGAAAAGTAAAACTCTCCAAATTACTCTTATTTACACCATCATAACGATAATTATGGCAATTATTTGTCATCAATTACTAACAACCTACTTTTCACTTTCTCAATACCCGCTTTTATCGCTCTTGAAGGATATTTCATTCATTTTAATAACGGGAATAGTTTTTAGCTTCATACTTTCAAAAAACGAAAAAAAGAATATTAGCATTTTCGAAAAGTTAAACAAAACTAATGAAGACATAAAGGAATCTAACGAGAAATATGACATTGTAGCAAAAGCAACAAGCGACACAATTTGGGATTGGAAAATTCAAGAAGACAGCATCAATTGGAACAAAGGAATCGAAAGCGTTTTTGGTTACAACCCAGAAGAAGTGGGCAAAACTTCAAAATGGTGGTTTGATAAAATTCACCCTGAAGACAGCATCCGAATGTCAATAAAACTCTACTCTTTTATTGAACAAAAAACACAAAATTGGCAGGATCAATATCGTTTTAGATGCGCAGATGACACTTACAAATATGTTTTAGACAGGGGTTTTTTATTAAAGGATGAAAAAGGAAGAGCCATCAGAATGATTGGAGCCATTCAGGATATCACTAAACAAAAAGAAGAAGAACAACGTTTAAAACTTCTGGAAACGGTAATTACACAATCTAAAGATTCTATTTTAATTACAGAAGCCAATTCGCCAGACGGTAAAATTCCAAAAATCGTTTATGTTAACCCAGCGTTTTCACAAATGTCAGGTTATCAGTCTAATGAAATAATTGGAAAATCAGCCAATATTTTTAAAGGCCCAAAATCTGATTCTGACGAATTAAAAAAATTATTAAAGGCAATAAAAAACGAAGAAGAATGCCTAATCGAAACTATTACTTATACCAAAAACAAGGAAGAATACTGGGTACGTTTCTCTATGATTCCGATTTTTAATAATGATGAAGTTATTACCCACTGGATTTCTATACAGCGAGATATTACAGACGAAAAAAAATTAGAAACAGAAAAAGAACATCTTATTCGAGAACTTACTCAAAACAACAAAGATCTTAAGCAGTTCTCTTACATAACTTCTCACAACCTTCGAGCTCCATTATCTAATCTAATTGGACTTCTAAACTTAACTGAAGATATTCCGATTGAGAATGAAGAACTCCAAGAAATCTTAGCAGGATTTACAAAATCTACCCATTTGCTTAACGAAACAATTAATGATTTAGTGAAAGTCATTATTATTAAAGACAATCCTTCAATGCAAAAAGAAGAAGTTTCTTTAAAAGAAGTTTTTGAAAATGTTTTTAGCCAATTATCCTTCCAAATTGAATTACACAAACCCATTATCAAACTTAAGTTTGACAAACTGCCACAGCTAATAATAAATAAAGCGTATATTGAAAGCATTTTACTTAATCTGCTAACCAATTCAATAAAATACAAATCTGAAAACAGAAAACTAAAAATAGCTATTATAGCCGAACAAGTAGACAATAAGGCAATAATCACCTTTAAGGACAACGGAATAGGAATCGATTTAGAAAGAAATCGAGATAAAGTTTTTGGGCTATATCAAAGATTCCACAATTATCCAGACAGCAAAGGATTAGGGCTTTATCTTGTAAAATCGCAAGTAGAAACGATGGGAGGAACAATTGCCATAGATAGTGAAGTTAACAAAGGCACCACATTTACAATAACATTTAAAAACTAA
- a CDS encoding ABC transporter ATP-binding protein, which yields METILTIENLNKRYGRIQALKNVSFTIQKGRVYGILGPNGSGKSTTLGIVLNVVNKSSGNYKWFDGKVETHEALKKVGAIIERPNFYPYMTAEQNLKLVCKIKNINYSKVNEKLELVGLNDRKDSKFSTFSLGMKQRLAIASALLNDPEILILDEPTNGLDPQGIHQIRDIIRKIASQGTTILLASHLLDEVEKVCSEVIVLRKGEILYSGSVDGMASNEGFFEVQSNDNLLLKTVLQEHPAIDRIAEEDGKILVYLNSELSASDLNQFLFSKNIVLSHLVKRKNSLEAQFLELTKNAIAQKN from the coding sequence TTGGAAACCATATTAACCATTGAAAATCTAAATAAAAGATACGGCCGAATTCAGGCTTTAAAAAATGTATCTTTTACCATACAGAAAGGTCGCGTTTATGGCATTCTTGGCCCAAACGGCAGCGGAAAATCGACTACATTAGGCATTGTGCTAAATGTTGTAAATAAATCATCTGGAAATTATAAATGGTTTGATGGAAAAGTGGAAACCCACGAAGCCTTAAAAAAAGTCGGAGCTATTATAGAAAGACCAAATTTCTATCCTTATATGACGGCTGAACAAAATTTGAAATTGGTTTGCAAAATCAAAAACATCAATTATTCTAAAGTAAACGAAAAACTGGAATTAGTTGGTTTAAACGATAGGAAAGACAGCAAATTCAGTACTTTTTCTTTAGGCATGAAACAACGTCTGGCAATTGCTTCTGCTCTATTAAACGATCCTGAAATTTTAATTTTAGATGAACCAACAAATGGTTTAGATCCGCAGGGAATTCATCAGATTCGAGATATTATTAGAAAAATTGCGTCGCAAGGAACTACAATTTTACTCGCATCGCATTTATTAGACGAAGTAGAAAAAGTATGTTCTGAAGTAATTGTATTAAGAAAAGGGGAAATTTTATATTCTGGTTCGGTTGATGGAATGGCATCAAACGAAGGTTTCTTTGAAGTACAATCTAATGACAATTTGCTTTTGAAAACAGTTTTGCAAGAACATCCTGCTATAGATCGAATTGCTGAAGAAGATGGAAAAATTTTAGTTTATCTGAATTCTGAGTTATCTGCTTCAGATTTAAATCAGTTTTTATTTTCTAAAAATATTGTTTTAAGTCATTTAGTAAAACGCAAAAACAGTTTAGAAGCTCAGTTTTTAGAATTAACCAAAAATGCAATTGCTCAAAAAAACTAA
- a CDS encoding response regulator, which produces MLEQILCIDDDPITLMLCKKVISKSSFSHEVITAQNGEEALHHFNTLKYTNDKNKKKPELIFLDLNMPIMGGWEFLDHFTSSAYNEFNSAPVIVLSSTIDPEDLAKAKKYPIIIDFLSKPVTQQMLEYLKKKIDL; this is translated from the coding sequence ATGCTTGAGCAGATTTTATGCATAGACGATGATCCAATCACATTAATGCTATGCAAAAAAGTAATTTCAAAATCTTCATTTTCGCATGAAGTTATTACAGCTCAAAACGGTGAAGAAGCACTTCATCATTTCAACACCTTAAAATACACCAATGATAAAAATAAAAAAAAACCAGAATTAATATTTTTAGATCTAAACATGCCTATCATGGGTGGCTGGGAATTTTTAGATCATTTTACTTCTTCTGCTTATAATGAATTTAATTCTGCTCCAGTAATTGTTTTATCCTCAACGATTGATCCCGAAGATCTTGCTAAAGCAAAAAAATACCCAATTATCATTGATTTTCTTTCAAAACCGGTTACACAACAGATGTTAGAATATCTTAAAAAGAAAATTGATTTATAA
- a CDS encoding T9SS type B sorting domain-containing protein, with protein sequence MNYPKIPLFICLLLCVWSKTSAQNIIVDPNVTPEDLVKNILINSACLSIENINASGNPIPGKQSYGSFTAGNNFPFSSGLVLSTSSSKNAEGPYNQATSIGEKIMSWDGDEDLNTALGTSTSTQATVLEFDFTPSTSSISFNYFFASNEYQSFYPCSYSDGFAFLIKEVGTTEPYKNLAVLPNTTTAVSATTVHPRINSTIVQGVPKPGCDAINENYFNGYNSPSSPINYAGQTVVMNAFTDVVPNKKYHLKLVVADDLTRNFHSAVFIEGGSFLSKINFGEDRTFANDNPVCFGENFVLDTKLNGANYTFKWYIKDASNNYVLLSGATTPTYAVITPGTYKVEASLNNVSCIATGEISVEFTQEIKSTNTSILQCDDDTDGITFFDLTKVANIVKNNVSQITNQGYYETLANARNKVNPILNPKKYFNKFPNQTVYARIENTFGCFATPQILLNVSPYIIPDQPPFATCDEDSEQDGLYQFNLADQVTPQIMTTLPSGLVVNYFLTADDALSETNPLPNIFKNTIPNNQTIYVRAINGPDCYDIAPIQLVVHTFDPPNFEDETLYLCKGEQMTLSVATGFKSYQWSNGDNVNSTIINTAGDHKIVVTDSNDCQKTKTFKVILSEPAFITGADVKDFSGIDNSVQVLYTGVGNYEFSLDGYTFQDDPTFRQVKSGIYNATARDKHGCGISNSFLLYVLDYPRFFTPNGDGYNDLWAIENIGQMPDYSISIFDRYGKLLKQMNQNSSGWNGVFNGQELPSDDYWFTLLFVNGKIVKGHFSLKR encoded by the coding sequence ATGAATTATCCAAAAATACCACTTTTTATATGCCTTTTACTCTGTGTCTGGTCTAAAACTAGTGCCCAAAATATTATTGTTGATCCGAATGTAACTCCAGAAGATTTAGTTAAAAATATTTTAATCAACAGTGCTTGCTTAAGTATAGAAAATATAAATGCTTCTGGAAATCCAATACCAGGAAAACAAAGTTATGGTTCTTTTACAGCGGGAAACAATTTTCCTTTTTCTAGCGGACTTGTTTTAAGCACTTCTTCTAGTAAAAATGCTGAAGGACCATATAATCAGGCAACTTCTATAGGAGAAAAGATTATGTCTTGGGATGGTGACGAAGATTTGAACACTGCTTTAGGAACTTCTACAAGTACACAAGCAACTGTTTTAGAATTTGATTTTACGCCTTCAACCAGTTCAATAAGCTTTAATTATTTTTTTGCTTCGAATGAGTATCAATCTTTTTACCCATGTTCTTATTCAGATGGTTTTGCTTTCTTGATTAAAGAAGTCGGAACAACAGAACCTTATAAAAATTTAGCTGTTTTACCCAACACAACTACCGCTGTTTCTGCCACAACGGTCCATCCTAGAATCAATAGCACCATTGTTCAAGGAGTTCCAAAACCAGGATGTGATGCGATTAACGAAAATTACTTTAACGGTTATAATTCACCATCAAGTCCAATTAACTACGCAGGACAAACTGTAGTTATGAATGCTTTTACAGATGTAGTTCCTAATAAAAAATATCACCTGAAATTGGTTGTTGCTGATGATTTAACTAGAAATTTCCATTCAGCAGTTTTTATAGAAGGAGGCAGTTTTTTAAGTAAAATCAATTTTGGAGAAGATAGAACATTTGCTAATGACAATCCGGTTTGCTTTGGCGAAAATTTTGTTTTAGACACAAAATTAAACGGCGCCAATTATACTTTTAAATGGTACATAAAAGACGCTTCTAACAATTATGTGTTATTATCTGGAGCAACAACGCCAACCTATGCTGTAATAACGCCAGGAACATACAAAGTTGAAGCAAGTTTAAACAATGTTTCCTGTATAGCAACAGGAGAAATTTCGGTAGAATTTACCCAAGAAATAAAATCAACAAATACTTCTATATTACAATGTGACGATGATACTGATGGAATTACATTTTTTGATTTAACTAAAGTAGCCAATATTGTAAAAAACAACGTTTCGCAAATCACCAATCAAGGTTATTATGAAACTTTAGCAAATGCGAGAAACAAAGTAAATCCAATTCTTAATCCAAAAAAATATTTCAACAAATTTCCGAATCAAACTGTATATGCTAGAATCGAAAATACTTTTGGTTGTTTTGCAACTCCGCAAATTTTGCTAAATGTATCTCCTTATATTATTCCAGATCAGCCTCCATTTGCAACATGCGACGAAGATTCAGAACAAGATGGTTTATATCAATTTAATTTGGCCGATCAAGTAACACCGCAAATTATGACAACACTTCCTTCTGGATTGGTTGTCAATTACTTCTTAACGGCAGATGATGCTTTATCCGAAACAAATCCGTTGCCGAATATTTTTAAAAATACAATTCCGAATAATCAAACAATTTATGTTCGAGCTATAAACGGTCCAGATTGCTATGATATCGCTCCTATACAATTAGTTGTACACACTTTTGATCCTCCAAATTTTGAAGACGAGACTTTATATTTGTGCAAAGGTGAACAAATGACTTTATCGGTTGCAACTGGTTTTAAAAGTTATCAATGGTCAAATGGAGATAATGTTAACTCAACAATAATTAATACAGCTGGAGATCATAAGATTGTGGTAACTGACTCAAATGACTGTCAAAAAACAAAAACATTTAAAGTAATTTTATCTGAACCAGCATTCATTACTGGAGCTGACGTAAAAGATTTTTCTGGAATAGATAATTCTGTTCAAGTTTTATATACTGGAGTTGGTAATTATGAATTCTCGCTTGACGGATATACTTTCCAAGACGATCCTACATTTAGGCAAGTAAAATCAGGCATTTATAATGCAACAGCTCGAGACAAACATGGATGTGGCATTTCTAATTCATTTTTGCTTTATGTTTTAGATTATCCTCGATTCTTCACTCCGAATGGAGATGGTTACAACGACCTTTGGGCAATTGAAAATATAGGTCAAATGCCAGATTATAGTATTTCTATTTTTGATCGCTATGGAAAACTATTAAAACAAATGAATCAAAATAGTTCTGGCTGGAATGGAGTATTCAACGGACAAGAATTACCTTCAGACGATTATTGGTTTACGCTTTTATTTGTAAACGGGAAAATTGTTAAAGGTCATTTCTCATTAAAAAGATAA
- the proS gene encoding proline--tRNA ligase has product MSKNLTTRSEDYSKWYNELVVKADLAENSGVRGCMVIKPYGYAIWEKMQAELDRMFKETGHQNAYFPLFVPKSMFEAEETNAEGFAKECAVVTHYRLKNDEDRPGKLMVDPNAKLEEELIVRPTSEAIIWSTYKGWVQSYRDLPLLINQWANVVRWEMRTRLFLRTAEFLWQEGHTAHATKAEAIEESEKMMNVYADFAENFMAIPVVKGFKTETERFAGADETYCIEALMQDGKALQAGTSHFLGQNFAKAFDVKFANAEGKQEHVWGTSWGVSTRLMGALIMTHSDDQGLVLPPNLAPIQVVIVPIHKTDEQLAQITAAVNELTAKLKKLKISVKYDDRTTQKPGFKFAEWELKGVPVRIAVGPKDLENGTFEVARRDNLSKEVVASEKIVDYVNDLLEQIQKDLFDRALNYRNTHITEVNSFEEFKEVLEGKGGFVSAHWDGTAATEEKIKDLTKATIRCIPLDAVEEAGTCVFTGGPSSKRVLFAKAY; this is encoded by the coding sequence ATGAGTAAGAACCTCACTACAAGATCAGAAGATTATTCGAAATGGTATAACGAGCTGGTTGTAAAAGCAGATCTAGCTGAAAATTCAGGAGTTAGAGGATGTATGGTTATTAAACCGTACGGATATGCTATTTGGGAAAAAATGCAGGCTGAGTTAGATCGAATGTTTAAAGAAACAGGACATCAAAATGCTTATTTTCCTTTATTCGTGCCGAAGAGCATGTTTGAGGCTGAAGAAACGAATGCTGAGGGATTTGCAAAAGAATGTGCCGTTGTGACGCATTATAGATTAAAAAATGATGAAGATAGGCCCGGAAAATTAATGGTTGATCCAAATGCAAAACTAGAAGAAGAGCTTATTGTTCGTCCGACAAGTGAAGCAATTATTTGGTCTACATATAAAGGATGGGTACAGTCATATAGAGATTTGCCTTTGTTGATTAATCAATGGGCTAATGTGGTTCGTTGGGAAATGCGTACGCGTTTGTTTTTAAGAACTGCAGAGTTTTTATGGCAGGAAGGGCATACAGCTCACGCTACAAAAGCAGAAGCTATTGAGGAATCTGAGAAAATGATGAATGTATATGCAGATTTTGCTGAAAACTTTATGGCAATTCCTGTAGTGAAAGGATTTAAAACAGAAACAGAACGTTTTGCAGGTGCTGATGAAACTTATTGTATTGAAGCTTTGATGCAGGATGGAAAAGCTTTGCAGGCTGGAACTTCTCACTTTTTAGGTCAAAATTTTGCAAAAGCATTTGACGTTAAGTTTGCTAATGCGGAAGGAAAACAAGAACATGTTTGGGGAACTTCTTGGGGAGTATCAACTCGTTTGATGGGGGCTTTGATTATGACGCATTCAGATGATCAAGGTTTGGTTCTGCCTCCTAATTTGGCGCCAATTCAGGTGGTAATTGTTCCTATTCATAAAACAGATGAGCAGTTAGCGCAAATCACTGCTGCGGTTAATGAATTGACTGCAAAATTGAAAAAACTAAAGATTTCTGTAAAATATGATGACAGGACGACTCAAAAGCCAGGATTTAAATTTGCTGAATGGGAATTAAAAGGTGTTCCTGTTAGAATTGCTGTTGGTCCGAAAGATTTAGAAAACGGAACTTTTGAAGTGGCAAGACGCGATAATTTGTCAAAAGAAGTTGTGGCTTCAGAGAAAATTGTTGATTATGTAAATGATTTGTTAGAGCAGATTCAGAAAGATTTGTTTGATAGAGCTTTGAATTATCGTAATACACATATTACAGAAGTAAATAGCTTTGAGGAATTTAAAGAGGTTTTAGAAGGTAAAGGAGGTTTTGTTTCAGCACATTGGGATGGAACTGCGGCTACCGAAGAAAAGATAAAAGACTTGACAAAAGCTACGATTCGTTGTATTCCTTTGGACGCTGTTGAAGAGGCGGGAACCTGTGTGTTTACTGGTGGTCCTTCTTCGAAAAGAGTGCTGTTTGCAAAGGCTTATTAA
- a CDS encoding ABC transporter permease → MKRLLSIELQKIWMNKASRILTLTYFILLSFIALIAAIKFDIGPFKFHLAEMGIFNFPFIWHFNTYVAAWLKFFLAIVIVSMMANEYSYGTLKQNLIDGLSKKEFILSKFLTVTLFAFGSTVFVFIMSLILGLSFSSYTEFGIIFSDLDYLLAFFVKLTGFFSFCLFLGILVKRSAFALGFLLVWSIIEGIIRGTLAFKIFPESDTDEMITQFLPLEAMSNLIVNPGPRLSVIKNIGTQMGISTDIDYSVSYSAILIVLVWTLVFISSSYKLLKNRDL, encoded by the coding sequence ATGAAAAGACTTCTCTCTATAGAATTACAAAAAATCTGGATGAATAAAGCCAGTAGAATTTTAACTTTAACTTATTTCATATTACTTTCTTTTATAGCGCTTATTGCTGCCATAAAATTTGATATTGGTCCATTTAAATTTCATTTAGCCGAAATGGGAATTTTTAATTTCCCTTTTATCTGGCATTTTAATACGTACGTAGCAGCTTGGTTAAAATTCTTTTTAGCAATTGTAATTGTTTCTATGATGGCTAATGAATATAGTTACGGAACTTTAAAACAAAATCTAATTGATGGTTTGAGCAAAAAAGAATTTATACTTTCAAAATTCTTGACAGTGACTTTATTTGCATTCGGATCTACAGTTTTTGTTTTTATAATGAGTTTGATTTTAGGATTATCTTTTTCATCTTATACTGAATTTGGCATCATTTTTAGCGATTTAGATTACCTCTTAGCCTTTTTTGTAAAACTAACTGGTTTCTTTTCTTTCTGTTTATTTCTAGGAATTTTAGTAAAACGTTCTGCCTTTGCATTGGGATTTCTTTTGGTTTGGAGTATAATTGAAGGAATTATAAGAGGAACTTTAGCTTTTAAAATTTTTCCTGAAAGCGATACTGATGAAATGATTACACAGTTTTTGCCTTTAGAAGCAATGTCCAATCTGATTGTTAACCCAGGTCCAAGATTATCTGTTATTAAAAATATTGGCACACAAATGGGCATTAGTACGGATATTGATTATAGCGTAAGTTATTCAGCAATTTTAATCGTATTAGTATGGACTTTGGTATTTATATCTTCTTCGTATAAATTATTAAAAAATAGAGATTTATAG